A single genomic interval of Cydia strobilella chromosome 3, ilCydStro3.1, whole genome shotgun sequence harbors:
- the LOC134755849 gene encoding protein naked cuticle homolog produces MTCYETLKAPAFAADAPMAHHFVKWWRNKFRNGYKKFSIGESERTDTEELVGRAASQCSAPPDLLPSEARALLQPATPPPHRHHQEPKPPTPPPVQSEDKPRLRFEELTCDVELQHPESSKQKPVQFSFTLYDLDGHGRMTKDDIAGIVSTIYESIGKSVTVPHYGSKTIQVKLTVVPEDGNARSHRDRREGRRRRRREATTTNQPEEHEQSEEEHRERSPDDDVSSKSSCSDDRRPVQRPPPPQPTRTHRYHRKEHRERKHTKKRSGSLQRRELFEIIQANMEKNHLSFQSSRKPCESVANEEEITMKYQKLRNRSYTISEKPTKTFHTGKSDKSGHGYLDLACGGDSNLCRYDRYLHAVICSSARHAHTGFHQKQAQTQTPRSHRGHAHPRSRSHDLPTQMQTSQQPRVLQIIFL; encoded by the exons ATGACGTGCTACGAGACGTTGAAAGCTCCGGCATTTGCCGCGGACGCCCCCATGGCACACCACTTCGTCAAGTGGTGGCGCAACAAGTTTAGAAATGGATACAAGAAATTCAGCA TCGGCGAAAGCGAGCGGACAGACACGGAGGAGCTTGTCGGTCGAGCAGCCTCGCAATGCTCAGCGCCGCCGGACCTTCTGCCGAGCGAGGCACGAGCGCTCCTGCAGCcggccacgccgccgccgcatCGACATCACCAAGAACCAAAACCCCCAACACCTCCACCTGTTCAAAGCGAAGACAAGCCAAGACTGAGATTCGAG GAATTGACATGTGACGTCGAGCTCCAGCATCCAGAATCATCGAAGCAAAAACCAGTTCAGTTCTCCTTCACTCTTTACGATCTTGACGGGCACGGACGCATGACTAAGGAT GATATTGCTGGCATTGTGTCTACGATATACGAGTCAATCGGGAAATCGGTCACGGTCCCCCACTATGGCTCAAAGACAATACAAGTAAAATTGACAGTCGTACCTGAGGATGGTAATGCTCGTAGCCATAGGGACAGGCGGGAAGGCCGGAGAAGACGTAGAAGAGAGGCCACGACTACGAATCAACCCGAAGAACATGAGCAAAGTGAGGAAGAGCACAGAGAGAGATCTCCAGATGACGACGTTTCATCAAAATCGTCGTGTTCAGACGACCGTAGACCAGTCCAACGCCCGCCTCCCCCTCAACCCACTAGAACTCACCGATACCACCGCAAAGAACATCGTGAACGCAAACACACGAAAAAACGCTCCGGCAGTTTACAAAGACGTGAACTGTTTGAAATCATCCAGGCTAACATGGAAAAGAACCACCTGAGTTTTCAGTCCTCCAG AAAGCCCTGTGAATCCGTTGCCAATGAGGAAGAGATAACAATGAAATATCAAAAGCTTCGAAACAGATCGTACACGATCAGCGAGAAACCGACGAAAACATTCCACACCGGCAAGTCTGATAAATCTGGACATGGATATTTGGACCTGGCGTGCGGAGGCGATTCCAACTTGTGCCGATACGATCGGTATCTTCATGCGGTCATATGCTCGTCTGCGAGGCATGCGCACACTGGTTTTCATCAAAAGCAAGCGCAGACGCAAACTCCGCGGTCGCACCGGGGCCACGCGCACCCTCGATCCCGCTCCCACGATCTACCCACCCAAATGCAGACATCACAACAACCCAGAGTACTacagataatatttttatag